The Cucumis melo cultivar AY chromosome 9, USDA_Cmelo_AY_1.0, whole genome shotgun sequence genome includes the window ACTTTGCTCCCAAAAGGTATTTCTCATCGGTGCTGTACTGCAACTGGCTttgtcttttttcattttcctgATAATGCTCcttttatttgattttcttttcttcttaacATATTAGTTTTATTGTCTTCAGATCATGGCATGCCTTTTCAGATAATGCAATACAGGGGTGAAGAAGCAAAGCATAAGTACTTTTATGGCAATAGATCTGCAATGTCGTCGTCCAGCGAGCCTTTGATGGCCACAGTAGTTTTGTATCTCTCAGATTCTGCTAGTGGCGGTGAAATGCTGTTTCCAGAATCAAAGGTGAGGGGAAGTACTCAAAGATCTGTGGCCATAACAATGTACTCATGACTACCTTTTTCTCAATGACTCAGGTAAAGAGCAAATTTTGGTCAGGccgaagaaagaaaaagaactttTTGAGACCAGTGAAAGGCAATGCAATTCTTTTTTTCTCCGTGCATCTTAATGCCTCTCCAGACAAGAGTAGCTACCACATTCGATACCCAATACGCAATGGGGAATTGTGGGTTGCTACAAAATTCTTATACTTAAGACCACCCACAGGGAATAAACACACTATCGACTCCAATATAGATGGGTGCATTGATGAAGATAAAAGCTGCCCTCAATGGGCCGCCATTGGCGAATGCGAACGAAATGCTGTGTTCATGGTCGGTTCTCCAGATTACTATGGTACATGTAGAAAAAGCTGCAATGCATGTTGATTGATGCATAACCAAATCCAAGTAAAAATTATTCTCGTCCTGATTTGAGCaagtatttgtttatttttttattcctAATTTCATACATGTACTACACCGAATGAGTCTTAGATATGTAGTTGTATTATTGCTCATCTTCTGAGTGTATGAGACAATCACATTCTAGTTCTTAGGTTTGAGACTGTTCTGTGATTTATACCTTTgtcttgaagttttgaaaatgCAAATTGAGATATTAACGTTAGTTTTTTCTGTCAGCTACTTCAGCATGATGATGATGGCGAAGTagcaaaattattttttgataGCTACTTGATTAAGGAAGAGAGGAAGGGTTTTggtctttatatttcaaaattttgtacttttaattttttattttaaattagtttcTAGATTTTAATTTAGTTCACATTATAATGAATAGAAATTTTAGGAATAATTACTAATTATATATCAACGTTTTAAAAGAATTGTAAATATGTCAAAGTCTATCGGGAATCAACTTTTAATAGATTTTTGTGGTTTATCaccaatatttctataattgattttaatggattttgttatatttgtattttttaaaattgtgcTGTTTAAGATTGTTTCGAATCTAATTGATatacaaatattcatttaatttatttgGAGATATGCAGCCATTTAAAATGGATGGATGGAGATCAATATGAGCTTTGTTTAATTGGCGTGACACATGTATGTACTTAAGGATAAGAGGTCAAACTtttacaaataaattatttttcgtATCAACTtaatttgttatttaaaattatgCTATTGAATAActattattcaataaagtgactatttttaaatataacaaaatgagtgaaaacaattataaaatataagataCTATCTTAGTCTATCCAACGTGGATTGCAATTATCCGTGTGACTGTGTCGATCATGATAGACACAAATGATAGTTTATCATGGGGTATTTCATAGTAGTTTATCATGGTTTATTCCATCATAGTTTTATGATATTTTgtaattatatttcaaaattgttttcattttaaaatggcgtgaatgaataaacttttatttaaaataatatttagtttatttttaaattacttACTTCTCATATTAGACCAAATCATAACCAAATCATAATCCACActttttgttaaaattttattaattaaaacgTGGGATGGGGGGAATCAAACCTCTAGGTACAAATATTATGTCAGCTACATTCATGTTGTTACTTTGTTATTTTATGTAgcattattataatttaacccATCAATAAAAATTAACTTCAAATAACTCATTGATCGAAAGTCAATGGAAAAACTTAACAAGATTAAAAGACGGAATTAAAACTCATATCACAACATCACTCCATAGATTTGGAGATATGGTACACTTTAACGTGAGCTTCCAACAAAAATAAGGACGAACAGCTCTTCATATATACATAAAACTATACATATACCAATATCTCAGGCTCAAGttcaaaagaatttaaatatGGAAGCCATATTACTCGACAATATGTGTGGACAgttattcaaatattttcttATCTCATATGACAACAATTATGCTCTATGAATACTTCACTTCCTTTCGTCTCCTACTTGAATAATAGCTCACCAGCTTCTTTTTTCATCAATCCTTTTATCTGTTTTGCTGATAGTCCGATCTCCATCAGATCATCAAGCTGCTCAAATTAGGTACAAAAGGAAATCTCATGTGAGTTTGTGGATGAATCAACACCATTGACTTGTTGAAGTAAACGTTATAAATCTGTCAGATAATGGTTTTGTTTGTTATGAATAAAGATAAATCTCGATATCCATTTGTGGTGTTTGTGTGGGGTGGGGGTACTCACACTCTTAAAAGGCTCGGGCGATTCTTCACGAAGTTCAATAATTGCTGTTGCTCTCTTCTCTCCAATACCCTGGGAGTTAAAAAGATTTATCTTGATCTTTTGAAAGACAACAATTTTCAGAAGTTGAAAAGACAATTGTTAGATGTACTTACATTCAATTGTTTCAATTCTTCCCTGTGAAGAGCAAATaacagaaaaaggaaaagaagcttgtcaaataggaaattaaacaaaaaatattcTTCCTAATATTGTAAGCTTTTAAGCAAAGGATGTATGAGTTAGATGCACATAGTTCTAAGCGTCCATTGGCAATCCACCAGAACCAAAAGCAACAACTTACTTGCTAGCTGTGTTAATAAACCTTAGAAGATCCTCCACAAGTAGTTTCtgaagaacaaaaagaaaagaagagatatTAAAAGGCAATGAGATCAACAAATTTACCATAACTTTGTCAAATCTAACCTGCAAACCCGTACTGCGCTTGCTTAGTCTTTCCCACGGAGTAGTTGGATTTGCGTCGGCCTCTTCATCATAAACTTGCAAACTTCGTTCCATTTTCGGAGTTTGTTGTTCCGTAACAGCATCAGTAGAGACTAAGCCACATGGATCATCACTAACAGGGATCTTACACGTTGGCGTCGAAGAACAGAGTAACCTCAAGCTGTTTGATAAAGCTTGTAATCGTGCACTGATTGGAGGAGATGATTCTTCATTGATCATATAGCTACTGTTTTCCTTATCCAAACATGAACCtgtaaaacataaaaaagaaatttatgtaAAACATTAACGTATTTTCATAAGCAAAAGCTAACAAAACTGATGACATTATGACCTACTTTGAACAGCAAACAAACTGGTGCTACTCGTCACCTCAGGTGTGCTTTCCGCAGGAATGTCGTCAATATTGATCATTGAGTAATTTTTTTCCTCGTTGATATTTTGACCTATAATCAGTTTAGAAGATatataatttacataaaacagACATGCACACCCAACCTACTAATATCTTCACTTTGGTACAAAATTATTATACCACCTCCATTGGCAGATAATACATTCATGTCGTTATCGATTCTTTCAGGTTCTTGATTGCTATTAGAAACACCCTaggtaaaaagaaaagagacGTGTAAGATATGTAAGCCAGAGTTCCATTCAATTTACTAAAACAATAGATGATCACCTCTGGCATAATGATAGTTTCTACCGAATTGGAAATTTCTGCAACAGATAATTCCTGAGAAATGCAAAATTGTCTTAAATGAGGAAAAATAAGATCTAACGTGTTCTTCGTATTATTGAGTCTTCCATATACTTGCCTTCTCCAATGcagaagtagattcttcttccAGCTTTATAGAACATGACAATGGTTTCACCTAACAGGGCGATAGTTTTAAATTCTTTGTGCGTTAGATTGGAGGGAGGATGTTAATACATGAACAAAAAATCTGGTTTGACATATAACTCAGTAGCGGTTTCCTACCTGGTCTACAACAGAAATAGGTCCTCCATTCTTCAAACGTTCACGTCTAGAAGATGCACTTGACAATTTAGTTTCCTGAAAAGAAAATGTTCAACATGAGGTGATATACAAATTATATAAAGGAACAACTTCGAATTTTGGAAGTTATATAAAAAGAAACCAGAAGTTTTTTTTACTTTGTTGTTTATAATGATATTGTTTCCAACAGCTGTTCTAGTTTGACAATATATTGTACTATTATTACTTGTAAATTCAGCAACGTGCTTTCAGACAGTGACCAAAACGTAAGTGCAGGGGCTTTGGTTGGCATAAAAATGCTTGTAGCCTGAGAGTTGGCGAAGCTAAAAACAGGTGCAACCTTTTTATTTATATAGTCTTTAACTTCTTTAAACAGTTCAATAGTTGTGAAGTAGTTATTAGAGAAACTTTTGCTCAATGTAGTGATTTATCTTTGGGAGGCTATATTCTCGATCCACCATATTGATTAAGGTTTCAAA containing:
- the LOC103482556 gene encoding probable prolyl 4-hydroxylase 12, with translation MDSRLNFLLLFATAFSFSTCLAQSNLISGRKGLRDQLVDRPLSYSNQSVRIDPSRVVQVSWRPRVFLYKGFLSDEECDHLISLASNSEDNPSRNSAGSGNTVSTELLNGSGVILNTTDDIIARIENRIAVWTLLPKDHGMPFQIMQYRGEEAKHKYFYGNRSAMSSSSEPLMATVVLYLSDSASGGEMLFPESKVKSKFWSGRRKKKNFLRPVKGNAILFFSVHLNASPDKSSYHIRYPIRNGELWVATKFLYLRPPTGNKHTIDSNIDGCIDEDKSCPQWAAIGECERNAVFMVGSPDYYGTCRKSCNAC